In one Denitratisoma sp. genomic region, the following are encoded:
- the lipB gene encoding lipoyl(octanoyl) transferase LipB: MSGIAQRRLGETDFSPTWRAMQRFTAGRHAGTPDELWLTSHPPVFTQGQGGKPEHLLRDAGIPVVKIDRGGQITYHGPGQAVVYLLVDLSRRGLKVRELVSRIEQAVIDLLAGYGIRGERVAGAPGVYVGGAKIAALGLRVKNGCCYHGVALNVDMELAPFSAINPCGYPGLKVTQLRDLGVAVGWEAAGEALLEQLKRQIEK; encoded by the coding sequence GTGAGCGGGATTGCCCAGCGCCGTCTCGGGGAGACTGACTTTTCCCCCACCTGGCGCGCCATGCAGCGCTTCACCGCCGGCAGGCATGCCGGCACGCCGGACGAACTCTGGCTCACCTCGCATCCGCCGGTGTTCACCCAGGGCCAGGGCGGCAAGCCCGAGCACCTGCTGCGCGACGCCGGCATCCCCGTCGTGAAGATCGACCGCGGCGGCCAGATCACCTACCACGGCCCCGGGCAGGCGGTTGTCTATCTCCTGGTCGACCTCTCGCGGCGCGGCCTCAAGGTGCGCGAGCTGGTCTCGCGCATCGAACAGGCGGTGATCGACCTGCTGGCCGGCTACGGCATCCGCGGCGAGCGGGTGGCCGGCGCGCCGGGCGTGTATGTCGGCGGCGCCAAGATCGCCGCGCTGGGCCTGCGCGTGAAGAACGGCTGCTGCTACCATGGCGTGGCGCTCAACGTGGACATGGAACTTGCGCCGTTTTCGGCGATCAATCCCTGCGGCTATCCGGGGCTGAAGGTGACGCAACTGCGCGACCTCGGCGTGGCCGTCGGCTGGGAGGCCGCCGGCGAGGCCCTGCTGGAACAACTGAAACGACAGATCGAAAAGTGA
- a CDS encoding D-amino acid aminotransferase has translation MTTVYLNGEFMPIAEAKVSAMDRGFLFGDGAYELIPVYSRRPFRLPEHLARLRHTLDGIRLANPHDDAEWARLIGEIVARNDGEDQSVYLQITRGADTKRNHAFPARVAPTVYIMSEPLVTPPPSQRETGIAAVSATDVRWLRCDLKTTSLLANCLLRQRAVDAGCAETILFRDGCMTEGAASNIFAVKDGVLLAPPKTHLMLPGITYDVVLELAARHGLACAVRDVLEAEARAADELWMTSSTKEVLPIVRLDGQPVGRDENAGRPGPVFRRMYGWYQDFKQTVMRAGE, from the coding sequence ATGACGACCGTTTACCTCAACGGCGAGTTCATGCCGATTGCCGAGGCGAAGGTGTCGGCGATGGACCGCGGCTTCCTCTTCGGCGACGGCGCCTACGAGCTGATCCCCGTCTATTCGCGCCGGCCCTTCCGCCTGCCCGAGCACCTCGCGCGGCTGCGGCATACCCTCGACGGCATCCGCCTGGCGAATCCCCACGACGACGCGGAGTGGGCGCGGCTGATCGGCGAGATCGTCGCGCGCAACGACGGCGAGGACCAGTCGGTCTACCTGCAGATCACGCGCGGCGCGGACACGAAGCGCAACCACGCCTTCCCGGCGCGGGTGGCGCCGACGGTGTACATCATGTCCGAACCGCTGGTGACGCCGCCGCCGTCCCAGCGCGAGACGGGCATCGCCGCGGTGTCGGCGACGGACGTGCGCTGGCTGCGCTGCGACCTGAAGACGACCTCGCTGCTGGCCAACTGCCTGTTGCGCCAGCGGGCGGTCGATGCCGGCTGCGCCGAGACGATCCTGTTCCGCGACGGCTGCATGACCGAGGGCGCCGCCTCGAACATTTTCGCCGTGAAGGACGGCGTGCTGCTGGCGCCGCCGAAGACCCATCTCATGCTGCCCGGCATCACCTACGACGTCGTGCTGGAACTGGCGGCCAGGCATGGCCTGGCCTGCGCGGTGCGCGACGTGCTCGAAGCGGAGGCCCGCGCCGCCGACGAGCTGTGGATGACCTCCTCGACCAAGGAGGTGCTGCCGATTGTCCGGCTCGACGGCCAGCCCGTCGGACGGGACGAAAATGCGGGCCGGCCCGGCCCGGTCTTCAGGCGGATGTATGGCTGGTATCAGGACTTCAAGCAGACGGTGATGCGCGCCGGTGAGTGA
- a CDS encoding DUF493 domain-containing protein, translating to MSEESLLQFPCDFPIKVMGQRQDGFAQAVLEVVLRHAPDFDAAAMEMRPSAKGNYMSLTCTIRAVSREQLDTLYQELSGHPLVKVVL from the coding sequence GTGAGTGAAGAATCGCTCCTGCAGTTTCCCTGCGACTTCCCGATCAAGGTCATGGGCCAGCGCCAGGACGGCTTCGCCCAGGCCGTGCTGGAAGTGGTGCTGCGCCACGCGCCCGACTTCGACGCCGCCGCCATGGAAATGCGGCCGAGCGCGAAGGGCAACTACATGAGCCTGACGTGCACCATCCGCGCCGTTTCGCGCGAGCAACTCGACACGCTCTACCAGGAGCTGTCGGGCCACCCGCTGGTGAAGGTCGTGCTGTGA
- a CDS encoding septal ring lytic transglycosylase RlpA family protein, whose product MRGKEWLVLAGVAILLAACGSQPPRTVARDESGAPAAKPAPQKPQVVLKRGGGYYQDDGPADSLPENLDAIPDAQPRPEPLHRFANRPYTVLGRDYVPAQELKPYKVRGIGSWYGRKFHGQKTSSGEVYDMFAMTAAHPTLPIPSYARVTNLASGKSVVVRVNDRGPFLHERVIDLSYAAAWKLGYIASGSAMVEVESVLPEEAPKEAPAADTLLAAARPEPADVSADTPPLPSVEELRGTFLQLGAFGNLDNAESFRARLLRQLTWLSETIHVHPKDGMYRLHLGPYRDAQEAGRVAERIRETLAFRPFVVQR is encoded by the coding sequence GTGAGGGGTAAGGAGTGGCTGGTCCTCGCCGGGGTTGCAATCCTTCTCGCCGCCTGCGGCAGCCAACCGCCGCGCACCGTCGCGCGGGACGAATCCGGTGCGCCGGCGGCGAAGCCGGCCCCTCAGAAGCCGCAGGTCGTGCTCAAGCGCGGCGGCGGCTACTACCAGGACGACGGTCCGGCCGACAGCCTGCCGGAGAACCTCGATGCCATCCCCGATGCCCAGCCGCGGCCCGAGCCGCTGCACCGATTCGCCAACCGGCCGTATACCGTGCTGGGCAGGGACTATGTGCCCGCCCAGGAGCTGAAGCCTTACAAGGTACGCGGCATCGGCAGCTGGTATGGGCGCAAGTTCCACGGCCAGAAGACCTCCAGCGGGGAGGTTTACGACATGTTCGCCATGACGGCGGCGCACCCGACGCTGCCGATCCCGAGCTACGCCCGCGTGACGAATCTCGCCAGCGGCAAATCGGTGGTGGTGCGGGTGAACGACCGCGGCCCCTTCCTGCACGAGCGCGTGATCGACCTTTCCTATGCCGCGGCCTGGAAGCTCGGCTACATCGCCAGCGGCAGCGCCATGGTGGAAGTGGAGAGCGTGCTGCCGGAAGAGGCCCCGAAGGAAGCGCCCGCTGCGGATACGCTGCTGGCAGCGGCGAGGCCGGAGCCGGCGGACGTGTCCGCCGACACGCCGCCGCTGCCTTCCGTCGAGGAACTGCGCGGCACCTTCCTCCAGCTCGGCGCGTTCGGCAATCTCGACAATGCCGAAAGCTTTCGGGCCCGGCTCCTCAGGCAGCTGACCTGGTTGAGCGAAACCATCCACGTCCACCCCAAGGACGGCATGTACCGCCTGCACCTCGGCCCCTACCGCGATGCGCAGGAAGCCGGTCGCGTCGCCGAACGCATCCGAGAGACACTGGCCTTCAGGCCCTTCGTCGTTCAGCGCTGA
- the rodA gene encoding rod shape-determining protein RodA, translating into MTEFAFRPREWWQRLVAPIDPVLLALLALLLGYALLVLVSASPERMNNQFINLAVALVVMRVAAQIPPQRLMYLALPLYLGGVLLLVAVALFGDVSKGARRWLNLGFMRIQPSEIMKIAMPLMLAWYFQKHEAMLRARDWVVAALILLLPVALIARQPDLGTSILVLSAGFFVIFLAGLSWKVLALLFFGGLASLPFVWTLLHDYQRQRVLTLLNPEADPLGKGFHIIQSTIAVGSGGILGKGWGNGTQTHLEFIPERHTDFIFAVLSEEFGLLGNTFLLALYALIIGRGLMIAANAPTLFSRLLAGSITLIFFTYAFVNMGMVSGILPVVGVPLPFFSYGGTALVTLFLGVGILMSIHKHRMLVQK; encoded by the coding sequence ATGACTGAGTTCGCATTCCGGCCGCGCGAATGGTGGCAGCGTCTCGTTGCCCCCATCGATCCGGTCCTGCTGGCGCTGCTGGCGCTGCTGCTCGGCTATGCCTTGCTCGTGCTGGTGAGCGCCTCGCCGGAACGGATGAACAACCAGTTCATCAATCTTGCCGTGGCGCTGGTGGTGATGCGCGTGGCCGCACAGATCCCGCCGCAGCGCCTGATGTATCTGGCGCTGCCCCTGTATCTGGGCGGCGTCCTGCTGCTGGTCGCCGTGGCGCTGTTTGGCGATGTCTCCAAAGGTGCGCGGCGCTGGCTCAACCTCGGCTTCATGCGCATCCAGCCGTCGGAGATCATGAAGATCGCCATGCCGCTCATGCTGGCCTGGTATTTCCAGAAGCACGAGGCGATGCTGCGCGCGCGCGACTGGGTTGTTGCCGCCCTCATCCTGCTGCTGCCGGTTGCGCTCATCGCCAGGCAGCCCGACCTCGGCACCTCGATCCTCGTGCTGTCGGCGGGCTTCTTCGTCATCTTCCTCGCCGGCCTTTCCTGGAAAGTCCTGGCGCTGCTGTTCTTCGGCGGACTGGCCAGCCTGCCCTTCGTCTGGACCCTGTTGCACGACTACCAGCGGCAGCGGGTGCTGACCCTGCTCAATCCCGAGGCCGATCCGCTCGGCAAGGGCTTCCACATCATCCAGTCGACCATCGCCGTAGGCTCCGGCGGCATCCTCGGCAAGGGCTGGGGAAACGGCACGCAGACGCACCTCGAATTCATCCCGGAGCGGCACACCGACTTCATCTTCGCCGTGCTCTCCGAGGAGTTCGGCCTGCTCGGCAACACCTTCCTGCTGGCGCTCTACGCACTCATCATCGGGCGCGGCCTGATGATCGCGGCGAACGCGCCGACGCTGTTCTCGCGACTGCTGGCCGGCAGCATCACGCTGATCTTCTTTACCTATGCTTTCGTGAACATGGGCATGGTCAGCGGCATCCTGCCGGTGGTGGGCGTGCCGCTGCCCTTCTTCAGTTATGGCGGCACGGCGCTGGTGACGCTGTTCCTCGGCGTCGGCATACTGATGTCCATACACAAGCACCGCATGCTTGTCCAAAAGTGA
- a CDS encoding D-alanyl-D-alanine carboxypeptidase family protein, with protein MRALALFLSLFLSAALQAQILPQAPTIAAKSWLLMDYSTGQALASYNPDERVEPASLTKLMTAYVVLSALKEGRIKPDQAVPVSERAWKAQGSRMFIEPRRPVTVDELLRGMIVQSGNDACIALAEAVAGSEEAFVQTMNREAQRLGLKATRFVNSTGLPDPQHYSTARDLGALAAALIRDHPEHYPLYALREYTYNRISQANRNRLLWSDPAVDGVKTGHTESAGYCLIASARRGPRRLLSVVMGTASDTLRMQESQKLLNFGFQFFDSVRLYAKDQAVSQLKVWKGAQNAVKAGFLEDFTLSLPKGMAEKVRASLTSNQPLLAPVQKGQRIATLKLTLDDKPYGEYPVVALETVPVAGMLGRAWDTMRLWFE; from the coding sequence ATGAGAGCACTCGCCCTGTTCCTTTCCCTATTCCTTTCTGCGGCACTCCAGGCGCAGATCCTGCCGCAGGCGCCGACGATCGCGGCGAAATCCTGGCTGCTGATGGACTATTCCACCGGCCAGGCGCTGGCCTCCTACAACCCGGACGAGCGGGTCGAGCCGGCCTCGCTGACCAAGCTGATGACAGCCTATGTGGTGCTGTCCGCCCTCAAGGAGGGCCGCATCAAGCCCGATCAGGCAGTGCCGGTGTCGGAGCGCGCCTGGAAGGCGCAGGGCTCGCGCATGTTCATCGAGCCGCGGCGCCCGGTCACGGTCGACGAGCTGTTGCGCGGCATGATCGTGCAATCTGGCAACGACGCCTGCATCGCCCTGGCGGAGGCGGTGGCCGGCTCGGAGGAGGCCTTCGTGCAGACGATGAACCGCGAGGCGCAGCGGCTGGGCCTGAAGGCCACGCGTTTCGTCAATTCCACCGGCCTGCCCGATCCGCAGCACTATTCGACCGCGCGCGATCTCGGCGCGCTGGCGGCGGCGCTGATCCGCGATCATCCCGAACACTATCCGCTCTATGCGCTGCGCGAATACACCTACAACCGCATCAGCCAGGCCAACCGCAACCGCCTGCTCTGGTCCGACCCGGCCGTCGATGGCGTCAAGACCGGCCACACCGAGAGCGCCGGCTACTGCCTGATCGCCTCGGCCAGGCGCGGGCCGCGCCGCCTGCTGTCGGTGGTGATGGGCACGGCCTCGGACACCCTTCGCATGCAGGAGTCGCAGAAGCTGCTCAACTTCGGCTTCCAGTTCTTCGACTCGGTGAGGCTGTACGCGAAAGACCAGGCGGTGTCCCAGCTCAAGGTGTGGAAGGGCGCGCAGAATGCGGTCAAGGCCGGCTTCCTCGAGGATTTCACACTGTCCCTGCCCAAGGGCATGGCGGAGAAGGTCAGGGCCAGCCTGACCAGCAACCAGCCGCTGCTGGCGCCGGTGCAGAAAGGCCAGCGCATCGCCACCCTCAAGCTCACCCTCGACGACAAGCCCTACGGCGAGTATCCGGTCGTGGCCCTGGAGACCGTGCCCGTGGCCGGCATGCTCGGCCGGGCGTGGGACACCATGCGCCTGTGGTTCGAATGA